The proteins below are encoded in one region of Nocardioides marmorisolisilvae:
- the purU gene encoding formyltetrahydrofolate deformylase, with the protein MVLPVSANASSPAGDFVLTIVCPDRPGIVHAVSGFLTGHGGNIIESQQYGDQLVDRFFMRIDFEVADSGVTADQLRGEFAEVASRFDMRFELWDAAAPYRTLIMVSKHLHCLNDLLFRYSTRSLQIDIPAVVSNHPDAEPLVRSYGIPFHHVPVTAGTKAEAEAEVLRLVKEHGVHLVVLARYMQVLSDDLCRELSGKAINIHHSFLPSFKGAKPYHQAFERGVKLVGATAHYVTADLDEGPIIEQDVMRVDHAHTQEQLVSAGRDVEAQVLSRAVRWHSESRVLLNGHRTVVFR; encoded by the coding sequence ATGGTGCTGCCCGTATCCGCGAACGCCAGCAGTCCGGCCGGCGACTTCGTGCTCACCATCGTGTGCCCCGACCGGCCCGGGATCGTGCACGCCGTCTCGGGCTTCCTGACCGGCCACGGCGGCAACATCATCGAGAGCCAGCAGTACGGGGACCAGCTGGTCGACCGCTTCTTCATGCGGATCGACTTCGAGGTCGCCGACAGCGGCGTCACCGCCGACCAACTCCGCGGGGAGTTCGCCGAGGTCGCGAGCCGGTTCGACATGCGGTTCGAGTTGTGGGACGCGGCCGCGCCGTACCGAACGCTCATCATGGTGTCCAAGCACCTGCACTGCCTCAACGACCTGCTGTTCCGGTACAGCACCCGCTCCCTGCAGATCGACATCCCCGCGGTGGTCTCCAACCACCCGGACGCCGAGCCGCTGGTCCGGTCCTACGGGATCCCGTTCCACCACGTCCCGGTCACCGCCGGCACCAAGGCGGAGGCCGAGGCCGAGGTCCTGCGTCTGGTCAAGGAGCATGGCGTCCACCTGGTCGTGTTGGCGCGCTATATGCAGGTGCTCAGCGACGACCTGTGCCGCGAGCTGTCCGGCAAGGCGATCAACATCCACCACTCGTTCCTGCCCAGCTTCAAGGGCGCCAAGCCCTACCACCAGGCCTTCGAGCGGGGCGTCAAGCTCGTCGGCGCGACCGCGCACTACGTGACCGCCGACCTTGACGAGGGTCCGATCATCGAGCAGGACGTGATGCGGGTCGACCATGCGCACACCCAGGAGCAGCTCGTCTCCGCCGGCCGGGATGTCGAGGCCCAGGTGCTGTCCCGCGCCGTTCGCTGGCACTCGGAGTCACGGGTCCTGCTCAACGGCCATCGCACGGTGGTCTTCCGCTGA
- a CDS encoding trimethylamine methyltransferase family protein, which yields MFVNRMPRYEILSEEALATLDKGWRKLITEIGVEFLDDRALELFRQAGQRVEDNTVFLDPDFVLAQVAKAPAEFDVRARNPEHSIHIGGDSMAFGAVYGPPFVRQGEVRRDATMDDFRNFTKLAQSFPVLDSAGGVICEPNDTPLDSRHLDMTYALQTLTDKVYMGNVVSGVNAADTIAMGSILFGGRENIERTPASISLINCNSPLRWDDRMLEAQFEYSAAGQPVVLTPFILMGAMSPVTIPAALVQQITEALSGIALSQLIRPGTPVIFGSFLSNIDMQSGSPTFGTPESGIGLLCTGQIARHFGLPFRTGGGLTSSQVPDAQAGYEALMTMLPTFLAGANWVMHSAGWLEGGLVAGYEKFVVDIEILQMLQAEFTPLEIDEASMAFGAHEEVGHGGHFLGAAHTMERFRDCFYRPLLSSSENYERWMRNGGTDAAARAERIYKQKLEEYVAPELDDAVRAELEEYVIRRRKELGD from the coding sequence ATGTTCGTCAACCGGATGCCCCGTTACGAGATCCTCTCCGAGGAGGCGCTGGCGACCCTGGACAAGGGCTGGCGCAAGCTGATCACCGAGATCGGCGTGGAGTTCCTCGACGACCGCGCCCTCGAGCTGTTCCGCCAGGCCGGTCAGCGCGTGGAGGACAACACCGTCTTCCTCGACCCCGACTTCGTCCTCGCCCAGGTGGCCAAGGCGCCGGCCGAGTTCGACGTCCGGGCCCGCAACCCCGAGCACAGCATCCACATCGGCGGCGATTCGATGGCGTTCGGTGCCGTCTACGGTCCACCGTTCGTCCGCCAGGGGGAGGTACGCCGGGACGCGACCATGGACGACTTCCGCAACTTCACCAAGCTGGCGCAGTCCTTCCCGGTCCTCGACTCCGCGGGCGGGGTGATCTGCGAGCCGAATGACACTCCGCTGGACAGCCGGCATCTCGACATGACCTACGCGCTGCAGACGTTGACCGACAAGGTCTACATGGGCAACGTGGTCTCGGGCGTCAATGCCGCGGACACCATCGCGATGGGCTCGATCCTGTTCGGCGGTCGCGAGAACATCGAGCGGACGCCGGCGTCGATCTCGCTGATCAACTGCAACTCGCCGCTGCGCTGGGACGACCGGATGCTCGAGGCCCAGTTCGAGTACTCCGCCGCCGGCCAGCCCGTGGTCCTCACGCCGTTCATCCTGATGGGCGCGATGTCACCGGTGACGATCCCCGCGGCACTGGTCCAGCAGATCACCGAGGCCCTGTCGGGCATCGCGCTCTCTCAGCTGATCCGACCCGGCACCCCGGTGATCTTCGGGTCGTTCCTGTCCAACATCGACATGCAGTCGGGCTCGCCCACGTTCGGCACCCCGGAGTCCGGGATCGGCCTGCTCTGCACCGGCCAGATCGCCCGGCACTTCGGGCTCCCGTTCCGCACCGGCGGCGGGCTGACCTCCTCGCAGGTGCCCGACGCCCAGGCCGGGTACGAGGCGCTGATGACGATGCTGCCGACGTTCCTTGCCGGCGCCAACTGGGTGATGCACTCCGCCGGCTGGCTCGAGGGCGGCCTGGTCGCCGGCTACGAGAAGTTCGTCGTGGACATCGAGATCCTGCAGATGCTGCAGGCCGAGTTCACCCCCCTGGAGATAGACGAGGCGTCGATGGCCTTCGGTGCCCACGAGGAGGTCGGTCACGGCGGCCACTTCCTCGGCGCTGCGCACACCATGGAGCGGTTCCGCGACTGCTTCTACCGCCCGCTGCTCTCCTCCTCGGAGAACTACGAGCGGTGGATGCGCAACGGAGGCACGGACGCCGCTGCGCGCGCCGAGAGGATCTACAAGCAGAAGCTCGAGGAGTACGTCGCTCCCGAGCTCGACGACGCAGTGCGGGCCGAACTGGAGGAGTACGTCATACGCCGCCGCAAGGAGCTCGGCGACTGA
- a CDS encoding IclR family transcriptional regulator → MARSVAPNTGTQAIDRAALLVATVVRADEPLSFLDLHSESGLPRSTTSRLLTALERTELLERNSAGSYVAGPLFWLYATRHDPWEELVRLARPTLERIGTETGETVNLSVARGERVVQVAQVDSTYLLGTRDWTEVDVPAHCSALGKVLLAYGALAMPTGPLEQVTPSTITDPATLRRQLGQVVRRGYASTVDELEIGLTGIGAPVRGSGGEVIAALGVSGPNPRLEERLDEVGRLLSDRGEQLSGLLRRRTRKEGVA, encoded by the coding sequence GTGGCCAGGTCCGTCGCGCCGAACACGGGTACTCAAGCGATCGACCGCGCAGCCTTGCTGGTGGCGACCGTGGTCCGCGCCGACGAGCCCCTGTCCTTCCTCGACCTGCACAGCGAGAGTGGGCTGCCCCGCTCGACCACCTCCCGGCTGCTGACCGCGCTCGAGCGCACCGAGCTGCTCGAGCGCAACAGCGCCGGCAGCTACGTCGCGGGGCCGCTGTTCTGGCTCTATGCCACCCGGCACGACCCGTGGGAGGAGCTGGTCCGGCTCGCCCGGCCCACGCTAGAGCGGATCGGCACCGAGACCGGTGAGACGGTCAACCTCTCCGTCGCCCGCGGCGAGCGGGTGGTCCAGGTCGCGCAGGTCGACTCGACCTATCTCCTCGGCACCCGCGACTGGACCGAGGTCGACGTGCCGGCGCACTGCTCGGCGCTCGGCAAGGTGCTGCTCGCGTACGGCGCTCTGGCGATGCCGACCGGGCCGCTCGAGCAGGTCACGCCGAGCACGATCACCGACCCCGCCACGCTGCGCCGGCAACTGGGTCAGGTCGTCCGCCGCGGCTACGCCAGCACGGTGGACGAGCTCGAGATCGGGCTCACCGGCATCGGTGCGCCGGTCCGCGGCAGTGGCGGTGAGGTCATCGCGGCACTGGGCGTCTCGGGCCCCAACCCGCGGCTGGAGGAGCGGCTCGACGAGGTCGGCCGGTTGTTGAGTGACCGAGGCGAGCAGCTTTCCGGGCTGCTCCGTCGGCGAACCCGAAAGGAAGGCGTTGCATGA
- a CDS encoding corrinoid protein translates to MTPEEILQGLYDDTLVGNAPHVLELTHEGLALNMEPQTLLFDALIPSLEEVGARFERGDFFVPEMLIAGRAMAGAMEVLRPLLAETGVETIGKFVMGTVKGDVHDIGKNLVNIMLEGAGFEVIDLGVQVAPEKFVAAIEEHQPDIVGFSAFLTTTMPMFKANMNALEKGGLRDQVIVMVGGAPVTQEYADAVGADGYAADASATVKKAKALLKEKRAKVLA, encoded by the coding sequence ATGACACCCGAGGAGATTCTGCAAGGCCTGTACGACGACACGCTGGTGGGCAACGCGCCCCATGTGCTCGAGCTGACCCATGAGGGGCTGGCCCTGAACATGGAGCCGCAGACCCTGCTCTTCGACGCCCTGATCCCCTCGCTCGAGGAGGTGGGCGCCCGCTTCGAGCGTGGTGACTTCTTCGTTCCGGAGATGCTGATTGCCGGCCGCGCGATGGCCGGCGCGATGGAGGTGCTCCGACCCCTGCTCGCCGAGACCGGCGTCGAGACCATCGGCAAGTTCGTGATGGGAACCGTGAAGGGCGACGTGCACGACATCGGCAAGAACCTGGTCAACATCATGCTCGAGGGAGCCGGCTTCGAGGTCATCGACCTCGGGGTCCAGGTCGCTCCCGAGAAGTTCGTCGCGGCCATCGAGGAGCACCAGCCCGACATCGTCGGTTTCTCGGCGTTCCTGACCACCACCATGCCGATGTTCAAGGCCAACATGAACGCCCTTGAGAAGGGCGGCCTGCGCGATCAGGTGATCGTGATGGTCGGCGGAGCCCCCGTCACCCAGGAGTACGCCGATGCGGTCGGTGCCGACGGCTACGCAGCCGACGCCTCAGCGACCGTCAAGAAGGCCAAGGCTCTCCTCAAGGAGAAGCGCGCCAAGGTTCTCGCATGA
- a CDS encoding dihydropteroate synthase codes for MSGPFNAPHLETVLRSATQQVVIGHDTRFCLIGERINPTGRRIFQEQLKAGDLSAIERDVKAQVEGGADVLDINMGVPLTDEAELLAKAITLVQALSDKPICIDSSVVEALEAGLSAYQGRALVNSITAEDERMEQVLPLVKKYDAAVIALPNDADEIPMEVEKRITLTRKIIEVATKEYGIAAADIVIDPLAMPIGADSQMVNTTLETMRRIRDEFGVNMTCGASNVSFGMPGRPALGAAFLPMAMTAGLTSAIMDARSPQIVEAVKAADLMLGHDEWGGAWIAAHRARQAAETAATS; via the coding sequence ATGAGTGGTCCGTTCAACGCCCCGCACCTGGAGACGGTGCTGAGGTCAGCGACCCAGCAGGTGGTGATCGGTCACGACACCCGCTTCTGCCTGATCGGTGAGCGCATCAACCCCACCGGCCGGCGGATCTTCCAGGAGCAGCTCAAGGCCGGCGACCTCTCTGCCATCGAGCGGGACGTGAAGGCCCAGGTCGAGGGCGGAGCCGACGTACTCGACATCAACATGGGCGTCCCACTGACCGACGAGGCCGAGCTCCTCGCCAAGGCGATCACGTTGGTGCAGGCGCTCAGCGACAAGCCGATCTGCATCGACTCCTCGGTGGTGGAAGCCCTCGAGGCCGGACTCTCGGCGTACCAGGGAAGGGCGTTGGTCAACTCGATCACCGCGGAGGACGAGCGGATGGAGCAGGTGCTTCCGCTGGTCAAGAAGTACGACGCCGCCGTGATTGCCCTCCCGAACGACGCGGACGAGATCCCGATGGAGGTCGAGAAGCGGATCACCCTGACCCGCAAGATCATCGAGGTCGCCACCAAGGAGTACGGCATCGCTGCCGCGGATATCGTGATCGACCCGCTCGCGATGCCCATCGGCGCGGACTCCCAGATGGTCAACACCACCTTGGAGACGATGCGACGCATCCGTGACGAGTTCGGCGTGAACATGACCTGTGGCGCGTCCAATGTGTCGTTCGGGATGCCGGGTCGGCCAGCGCTGGGTGCAGCCTTCCTGCCGATGGCGATGACCGCCGGCCTGACCAGCGCGATCATGGACGCTCGCAGTCCGCAGATCGTCGAGGCGGTCAAGGCCGCCGACCTGATGCTCGGTCACGACGAGTGGGGCGGAGCCTGGATCGCCGCGCACCGGGCGCGGCAGGCGGCCGAGACCGCGGCCACCTCGTGA
- a CDS encoding ASKHA domain-containing protein, with translation MTDGPDFTIADVVDVAREGLIEPPGADQAVHDGTGRVNLAFTVITGPDSPPTQRSVRVPPGVTVFDSASWNGIAIDSTCGGHGTCHKCRVQIAGEGVPITRHDVRTFSPEQLDDGWRLACLVNATRDLAVQVPPLTTRPKAATVGVGRQVILHPAIQKRYVELDEPTLADQRTDLVRLTDAITDLELTADLHVLRRLPTVLRAADFKVTAVIVDEDLIDVEPGDTTSTRYAIAFDLGTTTVVATLLDVGTGTPVAVASMLNKQQPFGGDVISRISATMMDKDTLGRLQEAAGATLAELASDVCREGGVDPAQVYEVAIAGNATMTALALGIDPEPIGVAPFVMATSQPPSVLATDLGLSLHPRARAVFFPALGAYVGGDIVAGMLATGMDRDKRTRLFIDVGTNCEIVLSDGDTILSTAAPAGPAFEGGAIRCGMRAADGAIEVIKVDPAAEPGTDPVILGVIGDVEPRGLCGSGLVDAVAELVRVGLLDDSGRFISEEAAKEIAPAIADRLTKLGEERVFLLHRPTPHADPAECVYLSQRDVRELQFAKAAISTGWTLLLEQLGLEHRDIQQVLLAGSFGSYLSPASAVRIGLVPRLPVLRIVAAGNVAGEGAKMALLSLRERTGATALLEEVAYVELSDRPDFNDKFVEQLAFGG, from the coding sequence ATGACCGACGGACCAGACTTCACCATCGCCGACGTCGTCGACGTCGCCCGTGAGGGCCTGATCGAGCCTCCGGGCGCCGACCAGGCCGTCCACGACGGCACCGGGCGGGTCAACCTCGCCTTCACCGTCATCACCGGGCCGGACTCGCCGCCGACCCAGCGCTCGGTGCGGGTGCCTCCCGGGGTGACCGTCTTCGACTCCGCCTCGTGGAACGGCATCGCGATCGACTCCACCTGTGGTGGGCACGGCACCTGCCACAAGTGTCGGGTGCAGATCGCCGGCGAGGGCGTCCCGATCACCCGGCACGATGTACGCACGTTCAGTCCGGAGCAGCTCGACGACGGCTGGCGGCTGGCCTGTCTGGTCAACGCGACCCGCGACCTCGCCGTCCAGGTGCCGCCTCTGACCACCCGGCCGAAGGCTGCGACGGTCGGCGTCGGGCGGCAGGTGATCCTGCATCCCGCGATTCAGAAGCGGTACGTCGAGCTCGACGAGCCCACTCTGGCCGACCAACGCACCGACCTGGTTCGGCTGACCGACGCGATCACCGACCTCGAGCTGACCGCCGACCTGCACGTGCTGCGCCGGCTGCCCACGGTACTGCGCGCCGCCGACTTCAAGGTCACCGCAGTGATCGTCGACGAGGACCTGATCGACGTGGAGCCGGGCGACACCACCTCGACCCGCTACGCGATCGCGTTCGACCTCGGCACCACCACGGTGGTGGCAACGCTGCTCGATGTCGGCACCGGCACACCGGTCGCCGTGGCGTCGATGCTCAACAAGCAGCAGCCGTTCGGTGGCGACGTGATCTCGCGGATCAGCGCGACCATGATGGACAAGGACACCCTCGGCCGGCTGCAGGAGGCCGCCGGCGCGACCCTCGCCGAGCTGGCGAGCGACGTGTGCCGCGAGGGCGGCGTCGATCCGGCCCAGGTCTATGAGGTGGCGATCGCGGGCAACGCGACCATGACCGCGCTCGCGCTCGGCATCGATCCCGAGCCGATCGGAGTCGCGCCGTTCGTGATGGCCACCAGCCAACCGCCGTCGGTGCTGGCCACCGACCTCGGGCTGAGCCTGCATCCGCGCGCTCGCGCCGTCTTCTTCCCCGCCCTCGGTGCGTACGTCGGCGGAGACATCGTCGCGGGGATGCTGGCAACGGGCATGGACCGGGACAAGCGCACCCGGCTGTTCATCGACGTCGGTACCAACTGCGAGATCGTGCTCAGCGACGGCGACACGATCCTGTCCACCGCGGCGCCCGCTGGACCGGCCTTCGAGGGTGGCGCCATCCGCTGCGGCATGCGCGCCGCCGACGGTGCGATCGAAGTCATCAAGGTCGACCCGGCCGCCGAGCCGGGCACGGACCCGGTGATCCTCGGGGTGATCGGCGACGTGGAGCCGCGCGGCCTGTGTGGCTCGGGCCTGGTCGACGCCGTGGCTGAGCTGGTCAGGGTCGGGCTGCTCGACGACTCGGGGCGCTTCATCTCTGAGGAAGCGGCCAAGGAGATCGCGCCGGCCATCGCCGATCGACTGACGAAGCTGGGCGAGGAGCGGGTCTTCCTGCTGCACCGACCCACACCCCACGCCGATCCCGCCGAGTGCGTGTACCTCTCGCAACGCGACGTACGCGAGCTGCAGTTCGCCAAGGCGGCGATCTCCACCGGCTGGACATTGTTGCTCGAACAGCTCGGCCTGGAGCATCGCGACATCCAGCAGGTGCTCCTTGCCGGCTCCTTCGGCAGTTACCTCAGCCCCGCATCGGCAGTGCGGATCGGACTGGTCCCACGCCTGCCGGTGTTGCGAATCGTGGCGGCCGGGAACGTCGCCGGCGAAGGCGCGAAGATGGCCCTGCTGTCGCTGCGCGAGCGCACCGGGGCGACGGCGTTGCTGGAGGAGGTGGCCTATGTCGAGCTCTCCGACCGCCCCGACTTCAACGACAAGTTCGTCGAGCAGCTCGCCTTCGGTGGCTGA
- a CDS encoding DUF1638 domain-containing protein: MAEVGRVALIACGALAQPAAAIAERRGWAMDVHPLPPLLHNQPKRISGEVRALAEVLRPRYAKIVIGYADCGTYGALDEVCADLGLERLPGLHCYDVFGGASRLERFFADQPGTYVLTDFLVRSFARTVERELGLDRYPELRDDYFGAYTRAVWLAQEPGDDELVQLARAAADRMGLPLTVVPTGDRGLETALESLVPIQAG; encoded by the coding sequence GTGGCTGAGGTGGGCCGCGTCGCCCTGATCGCCTGCGGCGCGCTGGCCCAGCCCGCCGCCGCGATCGCCGAACGACGTGGCTGGGCGATGGACGTGCATCCGCTCCCTCCCCTGCTGCACAACCAGCCGAAGCGGATCTCCGGTGAGGTGCGGGCACTCGCCGAGGTACTGCGCCCGCGCTACGCGAAGATCGTGATCGGGTACGCCGACTGCGGCACCTACGGTGCACTCGACGAGGTCTGTGCCGACCTGGGCCTCGAGCGACTGCCGGGGCTGCACTGCTACGACGTCTTCGGCGGTGCCTCCCGGCTGGAGAGGTTCTTCGCCGACCAGCCGGGCACCTATGTGCTCACCGACTTCCTGGTGCGCTCCTTCGCCCGCACCGTGGAGCGCGAGCTGGGCCTCGACCGCTATCCCGAGTTGCGCGACGACTACTTCGGCGCCTACACGCGGGCGGTGTGGCTGGCGCAGGAGCCGGGTGACGACGAGTTGGTGCAGCTGGCCCGAGCCGCCGCCGATCGGATGGGCCTGCCGCTGACCGTCGTACCCACCGGCGACCGCGGCCTGGAGACCGCACTCGAGAGTCTGGTCCCGATCCAGGCTGGGTAG
- a CDS encoding methylenetetrahydrofolate reductase yields MRNKATTAAMIRLLENARYEVLPTPSTEDKVLTHLPIERVVTITASPGKGLESTFDLAERLTGHGYDVVPHLAARMVTNRTELSEICDRLTGKGIRSIFVPGGDAEPAGDYPDAFSLLADLHELGDPFSHVGVTGYPETHPTISDDLTVQSMWDKRQYATHVVSNLTFDPAAIRAWIKRMRGRGVTMPLLLGMPGPIDRAKLLNMATKIGVGESTRFLSKHRGTFLRLAAPGGFTGERFLEQCAPVLAPPEALVEGLHVFTFNQVAETEAWRSDLLERLKA; encoded by the coding sequence ATGCGCAACAAAGCGACCACGGCGGCGATGATCCGGCTGCTGGAGAACGCCCGCTACGAGGTGCTGCCCACCCCCTCCACCGAGGACAAGGTGCTCACCCACCTGCCCATCGAGCGGGTCGTCACGATCACCGCATCCCCGGGCAAGGGCCTGGAGTCGACCTTCGACCTGGCCGAACGTCTCACCGGCCACGGGTACGACGTGGTCCCGCATCTCGCGGCGCGGATGGTCACCAACCGCACCGAGCTGTCGGAGATCTGCGATCGCCTTACTGGCAAGGGGATTCGATCGATCTTCGTGCCCGGCGGCGATGCCGAGCCGGCCGGTGACTACCCCGATGCGTTCTCGCTGCTGGCCGACCTGCACGAGCTCGGCGACCCCTTCTCGCACGTCGGCGTGACCGGCTATCCCGAGACGCATCCGACGATCAGCGACGACCTGACGGTGCAGTCGATGTGGGACAAGCGGCAGTACGCCACCCACGTGGTGAGCAACCTGACCTTCGATCCGGCGGCGATCAGGGCCTGGATCAAGCGGATGCGCGGCCGCGGCGTGACGATGCCGCTGCTGCTGGGCATGCCCGGCCCGATCGACCGGGCGAAGCTGCTCAACATGGCCACCAAGATCGGGGTGGGCGAGTCCACCCGGTTCCTCTCGAAGCACCGCGGCACCTTCCTGCGGCTCGCGGCCCCCGGTGGGTTCACCGGCGAGCGCTTCCTCGAGCAGTGCGCACCGGTCCTCGCCCCGCCCGAGGCGCTGGTCGAGGGTCTGCACGTCTTCACCTTCAACCAGGTCGCCGAGACCGAGGCCTGGCGCAGCGACCTGCTGGAGCGGCTCAAGGCCTGA
- a CDS encoding TetR/AcrR family transcriptional regulator — MASARSVLRSRLPGMAPAASTDDRSIRSRLISTAIRLTAEHGWSTLTMAKLADRVGVSRQTVYNELGGKPQLAEAMVMTELGHFLDRVDQAFTDNPDDLVEAVRAAARGALELGETNPLLRAILASRQGAESDLLPLLTTNSAPLLDMARQMLREHVHRYPTGLDDERVEGLIDLVVRLVLSHIMQPGGSPQQTADTIAWIAGRVLGGVGSD; from the coding sequence ATGGCGTCGGCACGATCGGTGCTCCGGTCCCGGCTGCCCGGCATGGCACCGGCGGCCTCCACCGACGACCGTTCGATCCGGTCGCGGCTGATCTCGACCGCCATCCGGCTCACCGCCGAGCATGGCTGGTCGACCCTGACGATGGCGAAGCTGGCCGACCGGGTCGGGGTGAGCCGGCAGACGGTCTACAACGAGCTCGGCGGCAAGCCGCAGTTGGCCGAGGCGATGGTGATGACCGAGCTCGGTCACTTCCTCGACCGCGTGGACCAGGCGTTCACCGACAACCCCGACGACCTGGTCGAGGCGGTCCGCGCCGCGGCCCGGGGAGCGCTCGAGCTCGGCGAGACCAATCCGCTGCTGCGGGCGATCCTGGCCAGCCGTCAGGGTGCCGAGAGCGACCTGCTGCCCCTGCTGACGACCAACTCCGCACCGCTGCTCGACATGGCCCGACAGATGCTCCGCGAGCACGTCCACCGCTATCCGACCGGCCTCGATGACGAGCGCGTCGAGGGCCTGATCGACCTGGTCGTCCGACTGGTGCTCAGCCACATCATGCAGCCGGGCGGTTCTCCACAGCAGACCGCAGACACGATCGCGTGGATCGCAGGCCGCGTGCTCGGCGGCGTGGGAAGCGACTGA
- a CDS encoding ferredoxin — protein MRIVVDRDLCDGHGMCEAMAHEYFQLDDDDVMHVLDDSPPESDRAKVHAAVQACPALALTLEG, from the coding sequence ATGCGGATCGTGGTGGACCGTGACCTGTGCGACGGGCACGGCATGTGCGAGGCGATGGCGCACGAGTACTTCCAGCTCGATGACGACGACGTGATGCACGTCCTGGACGACTCGCCGCCGGAGTCGGACCGGGCGAAGGTGCACGCGGCCGTGCAGGCCTGCCCCGCGCTCGCGTTGACCCTGGAGGGCTGA
- a CDS encoding fatty acid desaturase, producing MNPGDVAQTVPNSTVPAGTTEIWRDKKRYLWLIGLVVPSLAFVAIVGYKYTGVGVWFWIGPIVILGVVPAIDLVAGLDRSNPPDDAIEALEKDKYYRWITYLFLPIQYVGFVGAMYLIAGGHLGGWFDQDLSLLDKVAIAISIGCVGGIGINTAHELGHKREANERWLSKIALAQVAYGHFYIEHNRGHHVRVATPEDPASSRFGENFYQFWPRTVIGSLRSAWNLERKRYARKGRRPFHWGNDVLNAWLMTAVLWVGLVAALEIGGLNGFAVIPFLVLQAVIGFSLLEVVNFMEHYGMLRQKVGVGERQRYERVDPSHSWNSNNIATNVLLYHLQRHSDHHANPTRRYQTLRDFEESPVLPTGYAGMIVLALIPPVYRRVMDPRVVAHFGGDLTLANIQPRKRAKILAKYGLTEHEAARVAKVEADAAAAAAAKAAEVLAARCPGCGFVYEVAAGCEHEGFAAGTSWADIPDDWCCPDCGVREKIDFVAIEPVAAA from the coding sequence ATGAATCCCGGAGACGTCGCCCAGACAGTTCCGAACTCGACAGTGCCCGCAGGGACGACGGAGATCTGGCGCGACAAGAAGCGCTACCTCTGGCTGATCGGCCTGGTCGTGCCGTCCCTCGCCTTCGTCGCGATCGTCGGCTACAAGTACACCGGCGTGGGTGTGTGGTTCTGGATCGGGCCGATCGTGATCCTCGGCGTGGTCCCGGCCATCGACCTGGTCGCGGGGCTGGACCGCTCCAACCCGCCCGACGACGCGATCGAGGCCCTGGAGAAGGACAAGTACTACCGCTGGATCACCTACCTCTTCCTGCCGATCCAGTACGTCGGCTTCGTCGGCGCGATGTACCTGATCGCCGGTGGTCACCTCGGCGGCTGGTTCGACCAGGACCTCTCGCTGCTGGACAAGGTGGCCATCGCGATCTCGATCGGCTGCGTCGGCGGGATCGGCATCAACACCGCGCACGAGCTCGGCCACAAGCGCGAGGCCAACGAGCGGTGGCTGTCGAAGATCGCCCTGGCCCAGGTCGCCTACGGCCACTTCTACATCGAGCACAACCGCGGACATCACGTCCGTGTCGCAACGCCCGAGGACCCGGCGAGCAGCCGGTTCGGGGAGAACTTCTACCAGTTCTGGCCGCGCACCGTGATCGGCTCCCTGAGGAGTGCGTGGAACCTGGAGCGGAAGCGCTACGCCCGCAAGGGAAGGCGTCCATTCCACTGGGGCAACGACGTGCTCAACGCCTGGCTGATGACCGCCGTACTGTGGGTCGGCCTGGTCGCCGCCCTCGAGATCGGCGGGCTCAACGGTTTCGCGGTGATTCCGTTCCTGGTGCTGCAGGCCGTGATCGGCTTCTCGCTGCTCGAAGTGGTCAACTTCATGGAGCACTACGGAATGCTGCGGCAGAAGGTCGGCGTCGGCGAGCGCCAGCGCTATGAGCGGGTCGACCCCTCGCACAGCTGGAACTCGAACAACATCGCCACCAACGTGCTGCTCTATCACCTGCAGCGGCACAGCGACCACCACGCGAACCCGACCCGTCGCTACCAGACGCTGCGTGACTTCGAGGAGTCGCCAGTGCTGCCGACGGGGTACGCCGGGATGATCGTGCTTGCGCTGATCCCGCCGGTCTACCGACGCGTGATGGACCCGCGGGTGGTGGCCCACTTCGGCGGCGACCTGACCCTGGCGAACATCCAGCCCCGCAAGCGCGCGAAGATCCTGGCGAAGTACGGCCTGACCGAGCACGAGGCGGCCCGGGTCGCCAAGGTCGAGGCTGACGCTGCTGCCGCGGCGGCAGCGAAGGCCGCGGAGGTGCTGGCGGCCCGGTGCCCCGGCTGCGGCTTCGTCTACGAGGTGGCCGCGGGCTGCGAGCACGAGGGGTTCGCAGCCGGCACGTCGTGGGCCGACATCCCCGACGACTGGTGCTGCCCCGACTGCGGGGTGCGCGAGAAGATCGACTTCGTGGCCATCGAGCCGGTTGCGGCCGCCTGA